In a single window of the Elaeis guineensis isolate ETL-2024a chromosome 6, EG11, whole genome shotgun sequence genome:
- the LOC105046464 gene encoding protein neprosin-like produces the protein MKVYISMSYGLVAFLLVIISLWCTETMAQATMQQLEVRQQLKRLNKPAVKTIKSPDGDIIDCVHIYHQPAFDHPLLKNHTIQMRPSMSPSGLYDENEESSSLPQLWHQNGRCPEDTIPIRRTKKNDVLRASSVERYGKKTPGTIPNPTSSQPPNIDFEHDFSIAFARGDKYYGAKATINVWNPIVERQFEFSASEIWVIGGPSEQDEQDTVEAGWHVDRGLYGDNKTRLFTYWTNDGYNSAGCFNLLCPGFIQVNKDIALGAFIHPISSYGGPQYQITLLISKDPKTGNWWLQFGNRSPVGYWPSSLFHYLSDSASVVEWGGQIVNLKVNGGQHTSTQMGSGHFPEEGFRKASFFKDIQIVDQSNNLRAPGRGTQLVSTKYTCYNVRYAENFYFYYGGPGRNPNCP, from the exons ATGAAGGTGTATATTAGCATGAGCTATGGTTTGGTGGCATTCTTGCTTGTGATCATCTCCTTATGGTGCACCGAGACCATGGCACAGGCAACGATGCAGCAATTGGAGGTTCGACAGCAACTGAAGCGATTGAATAAACCTGCCGTCAAAACCATAAAG agCCCGGATGGGGATATCATAGACTGTGTCCATATCTATCATCAGCCAGCCTTTGATCATCCTTTACTCAAAAACCATACCATCCAG ATGAGGCCAAGTATGTCGCCATCAGGCCTATACGATGAGAACGAGGAAAGTAGCTCCCTACCTCAGCTTTGGCATCAAAATGGGAGGTGCCCCGAGGACACCATTCCTATTAGGAGGACCAAGAAAAATGATGTGCTGAGAGCCAGCTCTGTTGAAAGATATGGGAAGAAGACCCCGGGGACAATCCCAAATCCCACTTCTTCACAACCGCCAAATATAGATTTTGAACATGAC TTTTCGATTGCTTTTGCAAGGGGCGATAAGTACTATGGAGCAAAGGCAACCATAAATGTGTGGAACCCGATAGTGGAACGACAGTTTGAGTTCAGCGCAAGTGAGATTTGGGTTATTGGGGGTCCTTCAGAACAAGATGAACAAGATACCGTCGAAGCTGGCTGGCAT gttgATCGAGGTCTGTATGGAGATAATAAAACACGGCTAtttacttactggact AACGATGGTTACAATTCAGCAGGCTGCTTCAACCTACTCTGCCCTGGATTCATTCAAGTCAACAAGGACATTGCATTGGGTGCCTTTATCCACCCTATTTCTAGCTATGGTGGACCCCAATATCAGATCACTTTACTTATTTCAAAG GATCCAAAAACTGGGAATTGGTGGTTGCAGTTTGGGAATCGGTCTCCGGTGGGTTACTGGCCTTCTTCCTTGTTCCACTATTTGTCCGATAGTGCCTCTGTGGTAGAATGGGGAGGGCAGATTGTCAACCTAAAAGTAAACGGTGGTCAGCACACCTCCACACAGATGGGCAGTGGCCATTTCCCAGAAGAAGGTTTTCGCAAGGCGAGCTTCTTCAAAGACATTCAAATAGTTGATCAGTCCAACAATCTTCGAGCTCCTGGTCGAGGAACACAGCTTGTCAGTACGAAGTACACCTGCTATAATGTGCGCTATGCTGAAAATTTCTACTTCTACTATGGGGGTCCTGGTAGAAATCCCAATTGTCCATAG
- the LOC105046463 gene encoding 5'-adenylylsulfate reductase-like 5: MAVSPFRLLVFLCIASVSFPPSSAAASATAAPLCPRSDIAFLDVVRSQCPLWIEPSSPLEVNGETLEQELSHSKRSTYYSVFFYASWCPFSSNTRPIFDALSSMFPQIKHLAVEQSSSMPSVFSRYGIHSIPAILLANRTVMVRYRGSKDLNSLVSFYKKTTGFDPVSYFAVEPPSGSRNTRSLWPVERSSKELIASEPYMAISFLFICLKVIMRFFPVIFTHLRAFWISLAWHPNLEILGEWSQLLERARHVFDIKKLWSKLRLCNKTRNFQKGANNARAWASSLASVSLGESSASRVAPSDS; this comes from the exons ATGGCCGTCTCGCCTTTCCGACTCCTCGTCTTTCTCTGCATCGCCTCCGTCTCATTTCCCCCATCCTCCGCCGCTGCGTCGGCGACGGCGGCGCCTCTCTGCCCTCGATCGGACATTGCCTTCCTCGACGTTGTTAGATCGCAATGCCCTCTTTGGATCGAACCGTCTTCGCCGCTGGAG GTCAATGGTGAGACACTTGAGCAAGAGTTGAGTCACAGCAAGAGAAGTACATATTACTCTGTTTTCTTCTATGCCTCATGGTGCCCATTCTCCAGCAACACTCGACCCATTTTTGATGCCCTTAGCTCCATGTTTCCTCAAATAAAGCACTTAGCAGTTGAACAATCTTCTTCCATGCCAAG TGTTTTCTCAAGATATGGGATCCACAGTATTCCAGCAATATTGTTAGCCAATAGGACAGTGATGGTTCGTTACCGTGGCTCAAAAGACCTCAATTCTCTTGTGAGTTTCTACAAGAAAACTACAG GTTTTGATCCAGTTTCATATTTCGCTGTTGAACCACCCAGCGGTTCAAGAAACACAAGATCGCTCTGGCCAGTGGAGAGATCTTCAAAGGAACTGATAGCCTCTGAACCTTACATGGCAATTAGTTTTCTTTTTATCTGTCTGAAGGTGATCATGCGGTTCTTCCCTGTGATCTTCACCCACCTCAGAGCTTTCTGGATTTCTCTTGCCTGGCATCCGAACTTGGAGATCCTAGGTGAATGGAGCCAGCTTCTCGAGCGAGCACGACATGTATTTGACATCAAGAAGCTGTGGAGCAAGCTTAGGCTCTGCAATAAGACAAGGAACTTTCAGAAGGGAGCGAACAATGCTCGGGCCTGGGCTTCCTCCCTTGCTTCTGTCTCACTGGGCGAGTCATCTGCCTCAAGAGTCGCCCCTTCAGACTCATGA